From [Clostridium] symbiosum, a single genomic window includes:
- a CDS encoding NADP-dependent malic enzyme, giving the protein MTNSEKALKLHEEWNGKIDTVSKAQVKSREDLALAYTPGVAEPCKVIAEDPEAAYKYTIKANTVAVVSDGSAVLGLGNIGPLAAMPVMEGKAVLFKEFGGINAFPICLDTQDTEEIIETVVRIAPAFGGINLEDISAPRCFEIEERLKKLLNIPVFHDDQHGTAIVVLAGIINALKVTGKKKEDCRVVVNGAGSAGIAITKLLLTYGFRHATLCDRAGILTKGMEGLNWMQEKMMDVTNLERKTGSLADALKGADIFIGVSAPGIVTAEMVSAMNSDAILFAMANPVPEIMPDVAKAAGARVVGTGRSDFPNQVNNVLIFPGIFKGALEGRATAITEEMKLAAATAIAGLVDDSELNDENILPAAFDPRVADAVSKAVKEHI; this is encoded by the coding sequence ATGACAAACAGTGAGAAAGCATTAAAGCTTCATGAAGAGTGGAATGGTAAGATTGACACCGTTTCCAAAGCACAGGTGAAATCCAGGGAGGATCTGGCTCTCGCCTATACACCGGGCGTAGCCGAGCCGTGTAAGGTGATCGCAGAGGACCCGGAGGCCGCCTACAAGTACACCATCAAAGCCAATACCGTGGCCGTCGTATCCGACGGAAGCGCCGTCCTGGGCCTCGGCAATATCGGTCCCCTGGCCGCCATGCCGGTTATGGAGGGCAAAGCCGTCCTGTTCAAGGAGTTCGGCGGCATCAATGCATTTCCAATCTGTCTGGACACCCAGGATACGGAAGAGATTATCGAGACCGTAGTCCGTATCGCTCCCGCTTTCGGCGGCATCAACCTGGAAGACATCTCCGCTCCCCGCTGTTTCGAGATCGAAGAACGCTTAAAGAAGCTCCTTAATATCCCCGTATTCCACGATGACCAGCACGGGACCGCCATCGTCGTACTGGCCGGAATCATCAATGCCCTCAAGGTAACGGGAAAGAAGAAAGAGGACTGCCGTGTCGTAGTGAACGGTGCGGGGAGCGCCGGCATTGCCATCACAAAACTTCTACTGACCTACGGATTCCGCCATGCCACCCTCTGTGACAGAGCGGGAATCCTCACAAAGGGAATGGAAGGCCTCAACTGGATGCAGGAAAAGATGATGGATGTCACCAATCTTGAACGAAAGACCGGTTCCCTCGCCGATGCGTTAAAAGGCGCCGATATCTTTATCGGAGTCTCCGCTCCCGGCATTGTGACCGCTGAGATGGTTTCCGCCATGAACAGCGACGCCATCCTCTTTGCAATGGCAAATCCCGTTCCGGAAATAATGCCCGACGTTGCAAAAGCAGCCGGCGCCAGGGTGGTCGGCACGGGACGTTCCGATTTCCCGAACCAGGTCAACAATGTCCTGATTTTCCCCGGTATCTTTAAGGGAGCCCTGGAAGGACGCGCCACCGCTATCACAGAAGAAATGAAACTGGCCGCCGCCACCGCCATTGCCGGACTTGTGGACGACAGCGAACTGAACGATGAAAATATTCTGCCCGCTGCATTTGACCCGAGAGTGGCCGATGCGGTCAGCAAAGCCGTTAAAGAACATATCTGA
- a CDS encoding DUF4364 family protein has protein sequence MLSEPMTLYKLMNLYMLKQVNFPLTNAQLSNFFLDREYTTYFTLQQALNELLEAGLIKMEMLHNSTRYEITREGEETLEFFGKKISPAIVEDMDEYLKENRFRMRNEVGLVSDFYKSTNQDYIVHCEVREGKNVLVNIDVSVPDKEQAEIMCSHWKDRSQEIYAYIMKSLMSDKSSGKGK, from the coding sequence ATGCTGTCTGAACCGATGACCTTATACAAACTGATGAACCTGTATATGCTGAAACAGGTGAATTTCCCGCTGACGAACGCGCAGCTGTCCAACTTTTTCCTGGACCGTGAGTATACGACATATTTCACGCTTCAGCAGGCCCTCAATGAACTTTTAGAGGCAGGGCTTATCAAGATGGAAATGCTGCACAACAGCACCAGATACGAGATCACCAGAGAAGGTGAGGAAACCCTGGAATTTTTCGGGAAAAAGATATCTCCCGCCATCGTGGAGGATATGGATGAATATTTAAAGGAGAACCGTTTCCGCATGCGCAATGAAGTGGGACTGGTTTCTGATTTTTATAAATCCACCAATCAGGATTATATCGTTCATTGTGAAGTCCGGGAGGGCAAGAATGTCCTGGTCAATATCGACGTCTCCGTTCCCGATAAGGAACAGGCCGAGATTATGTGCAGCCACTGGAAAGACAGAAGCCAGGAAATATATGCTTATATTATGAAATCCCTGATGAGTGACAAATCTTCGGGAAAAGGAAAATAA
- a CDS encoding DUF5716 family protein, translating to MDGLVIGIDLCDNYTHISCMEPEQTWVIPTVVCKNKNIDEWYVEEEAYAHTLVGDGIMEDKLLTQVLKDGTATIGGIKYEGIYLLKMFLEKALELPKKASGKEDVASLVIAVDCLEVKLMDSLLYCADYLKIPRDRVHLISHTESFVYYVMSQKREVWSNQVGMFDLSNQSLRYYELKVQRGLRQMQVVADCDNLDEGFHLDVLDNTAGARLADRILCSCADRILQKRLFSAIVLTGKGFENTEWAPEFMKQVCSRRRVFVENSLFSKGALMKAADYLQEKTSYPFICICEGRLKTTVSLKVLNHDKEGQLVLAAAGDNWYEAKSTVDFIVTGTPEVEFTISPLDPKRKKLVKIELSDFPKRPDRTTRIELSLGFSNDRTMVAVIKDKGFGELYPAGDTVIKQEVIL from the coding sequence ATGGACGGACTTGTAATAGGAATTGATTTATGTGATAACTACACACATATTTCGTGCATGGAGCCGGAACAGACCTGGGTAATACCCACAGTCGTGTGCAAGAACAAGAATATCGACGAATGGTATGTGGAGGAGGAAGCTTATGCCCACACCCTGGTCGGTGACGGGATCATGGAGGATAAGCTCCTGACACAGGTACTAAAGGACGGAACCGCGACAATCGGAGGCATCAAATATGAGGGGATTTATCTCCTCAAGATGTTCCTTGAAAAAGCTTTGGAACTGCCGAAGAAAGCCTCAGGCAAGGAGGATGTGGCCAGCCTGGTCATTGCGGTGGACTGCCTTGAGGTAAAACTGATGGACAGTCTTCTTTACTGTGCCGATTATCTGAAAATTCCCCGGGACAGGGTGCACCTGATCAGCCATACGGAGAGCTTTGTCTATTATGTCATGAGCCAGAAACGTGAAGTCTGGAGCAACCAGGTCGGGATGTTTGATTTAAGCAACCAGAGCCTGCGCTACTATGAGCTGAAGGTACAGAGGGGTCTGCGGCAGATGCAGGTGGTGGCCGACTGCGATAACCTGGATGAAGGATTCCACCTGGATGTGCTTGATAATACGGCAGGGGCCAGACTGGCGGACCGTATTCTCTGTTCCTGCGCGGACCGCATTCTTCAGAAGAGGCTGTTTTCCGCCATTGTACTGACGGGAAAGGGATTTGAAAATACGGAGTGGGCGCCGGAATTCATGAAACAGGTGTGCAGCCGGAGAAGAGTTTTCGTGGAAAACAGCCTGTTTTCCAAGGGAGCGCTGATGAAAGCCGCCGATTATCTGCAGGAGAAAACATCGTATCCTTTTATCTGTATCTGTGAAGGCAGGCTTAAGACGACGGTCTCCTTAAAGGTCCTGAATCACGATAAAGAGGGGCAGTTAGTTCTGGCCGCGGCCGGGGACAACTGGTATGAGGCGAAGAGCACCGTGGATTTTATCGTCACGGGGACGCCGGAGGTGGAATTTACGATTTCCCCGCTGGATCCCAAACGGAAGAAGCTGGTGAAAATCGAGCTGTCCGATTTCCCGAAGCGTCCGGACCGGACGACCAGAATCGAACTGTCGCTGGGCTTTTCCAATGACCGGACGATGGTGGCCGTGATAAAGGATAAGGGGTTTGGCGAGCTTTACCCTGCTGGGGATACGGTGATAAAGCAGGAGGTTATATTATGA
- a CDS encoding DUF5717 family protein — protein MKERINRLAKGIIDSELPKIIWTPDVIEETVRVGTTVKREIFIGSENGLNVKGFVYSSSIRVRIPNDNNTFGGLRNHIVYEVDTSFLSAGDEIDGSFYLVTNCGEKEIPYLFHVDLASSGRILGNLNTAKDFLEVAEHDMDTALRLLEYQDFIEAPFMQDMHTRAIYDGLKGHGSRQNFMEEFLVALGVKNPIRLMIEDGKKIYDNPGRLLEDSITIRTDTWGYLYLEASVDGDFIHLPKKSATQADFKDGTLRLPFTILSDRLHTGRNYGAVLIKTARGITKIPVEATLSSKAADAERAAFREEMKEYLELRLEYESGMYEDALILNQMQKELDLMKMTSENLILSLLQAEIYVLTGRQDKACLILDEVRDRVLAKRLEQKELYCLYQYLQVKIWNDHEQKDSLIRLLQKYCSDEERGQNDFMLYLMLLKVNEELFENPVTVLISMEQEFKDGCHSPFLYVECLKLLEKEPGFLRNMARFELHALYFGARRGMMSRELALAAARALNSAKGFKELYLKLLCTLYEKYPEQEILSSVCSMMIKGNCRGNRYFEWYDKSIKAGISLTRLYEYFLYSLPEDYGKLLPREVLLYFSYATELDAHSRSVLYRNILSYTKRDSDIYRLYERAIEQFALEQLFAGRIGSRLAVIYKHMIYKELIDTQMAKSLPAVLKSNRISCRDAAMRYVVVRHEELMTEDAYPLHDGVAYVPLFSERDIILFQDAYGNRYLNIRYDKAPAMEDVDELLECCFEVYPDHPVLFVNACYEAMEKEELSEDNAALLELADQKMKLHPLFRSRILSSIVKYYKKMVDESGDGTRNNSVAYLLCLDKDSLTRQERSGVCETLIRQNYYSEAYEMICRYGTEGIQVKRLLKLCTKMVLQNLFDEDDRLLHLAYQVFLEEKSDSVILDYLCEHFNGTVDQMYHVLMQGIKEHVETYDLEERLVAQMLFTGSTEKMDRVFELYASRKKTSENVVKAYFTVKSVEYFLYDRTTEDKVFAYLEAAVNNSVEKDKVPDIYLLALTKYYSTLPALLDGQRELCQSVVDVLIEAGMIFAYFKDLAKFIMIPGNILDKEIIEYHGNKETKPYLRLRILPEEEEYHYEDMRPVYKGIYIREKVLFEGEIMEYQILEDENGERKKVAEGSISCREVTARTPGNRFACLNEISLSLELKNEAALREQMEEYLKKDAAVAALFTLQ, from the coding sequence ATGAAAGAAAGGATTAACCGTCTGGCGAAGGGAATTATCGATTCGGAACTTCCGAAGATAATATGGACGCCGGATGTAATTGAGGAAACCGTACGGGTCGGCACGACCGTGAAGAGGGAGATTTTTATCGGCAGCGAGAATGGCCTGAATGTAAAAGGGTTTGTCTATTCTTCCAGTATCCGCGTGCGCATTCCAAATGACAATAATACGTTTGGAGGACTCCGGAATCATATAGTCTATGAAGTGGATACCTCTTTTTTATCCGCGGGAGATGAGATAGACGGTTCTTTTTATCTTGTAACGAACTGCGGGGAGAAGGAAATCCCTTATCTGTTCCACGTAGATCTCGCCTCATCGGGCAGAATACTCGGGAACCTGAATACGGCAAAAGACTTTTTAGAAGTCGCGGAGCATGATATGGATACGGCTCTGCGCCTTTTAGAGTACCAGGATTTTATAGAAGCGCCCTTTATGCAGGACATGCATACAAGGGCTATTTACGATGGACTGAAAGGCCATGGGAGCAGACAGAATTTCATGGAAGAATTTCTGGTGGCCCTGGGCGTCAAGAATCCAATCCGTCTGATGATCGAGGACGGAAAGAAGATATACGATAATCCGGGCAGGCTCCTGGAGGATTCCATCACAATAAGAACCGACACATGGGGTTATCTTTACCTCGAAGCATCGGTGGATGGAGATTTCATCCACCTGCCGAAGAAGAGCGCAACCCAGGCCGATTTTAAGGATGGAACCCTCAGGCTGCCGTTTACCATTCTTTCCGATCGTCTTCATACGGGAAGAAATTACGGCGCCGTTCTGATCAAGACGGCCAGGGGCATTACAAAGATTCCGGTGGAGGCCACCCTGAGCAGCAAAGCAGCCGACGCGGAGCGCGCCGCATTCCGGGAGGAGATGAAGGAATACCTGGAGCTGCGCCTGGAATACGAGAGCGGCATGTATGAGGATGCATTGATTTTGAACCAGATGCAGAAAGAGCTGGATCTAATGAAGATGACGAGCGAGAATCTGATCCTTTCTCTTTTACAGGCGGAAATCTACGTCCTGACCGGACGTCAGGACAAGGCGTGCCTGATTCTCGACGAGGTCAGGGACAGAGTTCTGGCAAAGCGGCTGGAGCAGAAGGAGCTCTACTGTCTTTACCAGTATCTCCAGGTGAAGATCTGGAATGATCATGAACAGAAAGATTCCCTGATCCGTCTGCTTCAGAAATACTGTTCCGATGAGGAACGGGGGCAGAACGATTTTATGCTCTATCTGATGTTATTAAAAGTGAATGAAGAGTTATTTGAAAATCCGGTGACGGTTCTTATCAGCATGGAGCAGGAGTTCAAGGACGGCTGCCACAGCCCGTTTTTGTATGTGGAGTGCCTGAAACTGCTGGAAAAGGAACCGGGATTTTTAAGAAACATGGCCCGTTTTGAACTTCATGCCCTTTATTTCGGCGCAAGGCGCGGCATGATGAGCCGTGAACTGGCTCTGGCGGCCGCGAGGGCCCTGAACAGCGCCAAGGGATTCAAGGAGCTTTATCTGAAACTCCTCTGCACATTATATGAGAAATATCCGGAGCAGGAGATTCTTTCTTCCGTATGCTCCATGATGATAAAGGGCAACTGCCGCGGAAACCGTTACTTTGAATGGTATGACAAATCCATCAAAGCGGGAATCAGCCTGACCAGACTGTACGAATATTTTCTCTATTCCCTGCCGGAGGACTACGGGAAACTTCTGCCCAGGGAGGTGCTTTTGTACTTTTCCTATGCCACGGAGCTGGATGCGCACAGCCGTTCCGTGCTCTACAGAAATATCCTGAGCTACACAAAACGCGATTCCGATATCTACCGTCTCTATGAGAGGGCGATTGAACAGTTTGCGCTTGAGCAGCTTTTTGCCGGGAGAATAGGGAGCCGCCTTGCGGTCATTTATAAGCATATGATCTATAAGGAACTGATCGATACCCAGATGGCCAAGTCCCTGCCGGCAGTTCTTAAGTCGAACCGGATCAGCTGCCGTGACGCGGCAATGCGTTATGTCGTGGTGCGCCATGAGGAGCTGATGACGGAGGATGCCTATCCGCTCCACGACGGAGTGGCCTATGTGCCCCTTTTCTCGGAGCGGGACATTATTCTGTTCCAGGACGCCTATGGGAACCGGTACCTGAATATCCGCTATGACAAAGCGCCGGCCATGGAGGATGTGGATGAGCTTTTGGAATGCTGTTTCGAGGTTTATCCCGATCACCCGGTTCTCTTCGTCAATGCCTGCTATGAGGCCATGGAGAAGGAGGAACTGAGTGAGGACAATGCGGCCCTTTTAGAGCTGGCGGATCAGAAGATGAAACTGCACCCGCTGTTCCGTTCCCGCATCCTGTCTTCAATTGTAAAGTATTACAAAAAGATGGTGGATGAGAGCGGGGACGGCACGAGGAATAACAGTGTGGCTTACCTGCTGTGCCTGGACAAGGATTCTCTGACCAGGCAGGAGAGAAGCGGCGTCTGCGAGACGTTGATCAGACAGAATTATTATTCGGAAGCGTATGAGATGATCTGCCGTTACGGTACGGAGGGCATCCAGGTAAAACGTCTTCTGAAACTTTGCACAAAGATGGTGCTCCAAAACCTTTTCGACGAGGACGACAGGCTGCTTCACCTGGCTTATCAGGTATTTCTGGAAGAGAAGAGCGACAGCGTCATTCTCGATTACCTGTGTGAGCACTTCAACGGAACCGTAGATCAGATGTACCATGTATTGATGCAGGGAATCAAGGAACATGTGGAGACCTACGATCTGGAGGAGCGCCTTGTGGCGCAGATGCTGTTTACCGGCAGCACGGAGAAGATGGACCGTGTCTTTGAACTGTATGCATCCAGGAAGAAGACGAGTGAAAACGTGGTTAAAGCGTATTTTACCGTAAAGAGCGTGGAGTATTTCCTCTATGACAGGACGACCGAGGACAAGGTTTTTGCCTATCTGGAAGCGGCTGTCAACAACAGTGTGGAGAAAGACAAAGTGCCGGACATCTATCTGCTGGCGCTTACCAAATACTATTCCACTCTCCCTGCGCTTTTGGACGGGCAGAGGGAGCTGTGCCAGTCGGTTGTGGATGTCCTGATTGAGGCGGGAATGATTTTTGCCTACTTTAAGGATTTGGCAAAGTTTATTATGATACCAGGTAATATTCTGGATAAGGAAATCATCGAATATCATGGCAATAAGGAGACAAAGCCGTATCTGCGCCTCCGGATTCTTCCGGAAGAGGAGGAATACCATTACGAGGATATGCGTCCCGTGTATAAGGGGATTTATATCCGGGAGAAGGTTCTGTTTGAGGGCGAGATCATGGAATATCAGATTCTGGAGGATGAGAACGGGGAGCGGAAGAAAGTGGCGGAGGGAAGCATTTCCTGCCGGGAGGTGACGGCCAGGACGCCGGGCAACCGTTTTGCCTGCCTGAACGAGATAAGTCTTTCCCTGGAGCTGAAGAACGAGGCGGCCCTGAGAGAACAGATGGAAGAATATTTAAAGAAGGATGCGGCGGTTGCAGCGCTGTTCACATTACAGTGA